The Vicinamibacteria bacterium genome contains a region encoding:
- a CDS encoding cysteine synthase family protein: MQILNAIGNTSIVRLSKVVPPKCADVLVKLEWENPTGSMKDRMALGVIAKAEEDGRLRPEDTVVEYTGGSTGTSLALVCAAKGYRIQIVTSDAFSQQKRDHMAALGSELTLVPSQGGFTTKELILEMIETARKLSQRPHTYWVDQLSNQDTIAGYYPLGEEIWSQTNGEIKAFVQAVGTAASSRGVATVLKRHRPDVKIVAVEPAESPVLSGGRAGGHKIEGIGIGRIPPLWEPVLIDDILSVSTADAEHMARRLAREEAIFAGTSSGANAVAAIRVAEQLGPGAKVVTLMIDSGLKYLSTDMYKSR; the protein is encoded by the coding sequence ATGCAGATTCTCAATGCCATTGGAAATACTTCGATAGTTCGACTGTCCAAGGTCGTTCCACCCAAATGCGCGGACGTCCTCGTCAAGCTGGAGTGGGAAAACCCCACGGGCAGCATGAAGGACCGGATGGCTCTGGGCGTGATCGCAAAGGCGGAAGAAGACGGTCGTCTGAGGCCCGAAGACACAGTCGTCGAATACACTGGTGGCAGCACGGGGACGTCGCTTGCCCTGGTCTGCGCCGCCAAAGGCTACCGCATCCAGATCGTCACCTCCGATGCCTTCAGCCAGCAGAAACGGGATCACATGGCCGCCCTCGGTTCGGAGCTGACGCTCGTCCCAAGCCAGGGAGGCTTCACCACCAAGGAACTCATCCTGGAAATGATCGAGACGGCCCGTAAATTGAGCCAGCGTCCCCACACCTACTGGGTCGACCAGCTCAGCAACCAGGACACCATAGCGGGCTACTACCCGCTCGGCGAGGAGATCTGGAGCCAAACGAATGGCGAGATCAAGGCCTTCGTTCAGGCGGTGGGCACGGCGGCCTCCTCGCGCGGGGTCGCCACGGTGCTTAAGCGTCACCGGCCGGACGTCAAGATCGTCGCCGTCGAACCGGCAGAGTCCCCGGTGTTGTCGGGAGGTCGGGCAGGGGGCCACAAGATCGAAGGAATCGGGATTGGCCGCATTCCTCCCCTCTGGGAGCCGGTTCTCATAGACGACATCCTTTCCGTCAGCACGGCCGACGCCGAGCACATGGCGAGGCGCCTGGCGAGGGAGGAGGCCATCTTTGCCGGGACGTCTTCCGGCGCCAACGCCGTCGCCGCGATACGAGTAGCGGAGCAGCTGGGGCCGGGTGCCAAGGTGGTCACGCTGATGATTGACTCTGGCCTGAAATACTTGAGCACCGATATGTACAAGAGCAGATGA